The proteins below are encoded in one region of Brachyspira intermedia PWS/A:
- the mfd gene encoding transcription-repair coupling factor: MHNNESIYTELIERFSKSEEFLNFDIKTVKSLTGLKGGSDSLFFASLFNNNEESILIIKENESDAMLLSQSLNFYNIPNYYFPDYDTVPFTKMSPVTDIAQDRINILYKLINKEKCIIITTINAVTRKLPNRNDLKKLPIYLNVGDKLDLDNLRLTLYDLGYVIEREVAEKGTASVRGSIVDVFSVEYDNPIRIELFDEEIESIRLFNIEDGRSFKSVENIIIYPVREAIYSDSAVSEFLNNNEIEDELKDNITKRKYFAGSETLLPIFYNDLETIFDYFDYGYIFIDDALKLKNKLITIIDTIKENFNDIDNMFTIIEDIYKLYIDNNYFSEIVKKSINISPFITDIDIYKFHFEEGVSFKSRLTDFLDYVKEYREKDYLIILSTGHHDQALRFYKIMQDLSPTIITENEIEDEEKDSEDKEITDNKEINNNDNLENSENNEDNKEIILEDTNKKEEIIKDYSKNENNFYIITTQASSGFIKNDIKTIFIADWEVFGRKRKKVRKIPKVNKNLIETFVDLNVGDYAVHVNYGIGKYLGLTRKMSNGKEKDYITLEYAKGDKLYIPVEQMNFVQKYISGHGEAPKLTQLGGSAWDKIKSKAREDALATARELIKLYAIRSNIRGNVYGPDTQWQDDFEASFRYEETVDQLRAINDIKEDMESGKMMDRLVCGDVGFGKTEVAFRAVFKAIMAGKQCAILCPTTILSQQHYNNAKKRFEDFPIRIEVLNRFVTSKQTKKNKELLKTGSCDLIVGTHMLLSKDVEFKNLGLIVIDEEQRFGVKHKEALKKLRLETDVLTLSATPIPRTLNMALTGIRDISIIETPPLNRIPVKTFVTEFTEDAVVNAIERELKRDGQVFYLYNRIDTIESFALMIKKLCPKARICVAHGRMTGHQLEKIMGDFINHKYDILVSTTIIENGIDIPNANTILIDNANKLGLSELYQLRGRVGRSDREAYAYMFYPSDLALTEVAYKRLEAISEHTDLGAGFKIAMRDLEIRGAGNILGKEQSGMIYQVGYELYTQMLEEAANEYKGEIKEVTFDTVIDLKHNLFIPDSYIADSKEKISAYKLIMRSQSDEDIEYAKEFMIDKYGKLPKELEDIFDIAKLKIILKRMRILSVIEGQYNIYLKLDKLSKIDTDKLVKLINTKNSGVYFDKDNLNQLIIPVIHEKENDIEWKLEKIKNVILEIEGENYAPDTNSKNDKNINDNQEEHSKMSVAEANIKNNKNNRKRTVSRRSPKLIKVNKK, translated from the coding sequence ATGCATAATAATGAATCAATATATACTGAATTAATAGAAAGATTTTCAAAAAGCGAAGAATTTTTAAATTTCGATATAAAAACTGTAAAAAGTTTAACAGGACTTAAAGGCGGAAGCGATTCTTTATTTTTCGCATCTCTTTTTAATAATAATGAAGAAAGTATTTTAATAATCAAAGAAAATGAAAGCGATGCTATGCTTTTAAGCCAATCTTTAAATTTTTACAATATACCTAATTATTATTTCCCTGATTATGACACTGTTCCTTTTACCAAAATGTCTCCTGTTACAGATATAGCACAGGATAGAATAAATATTTTATATAAATTAATAAATAAAGAAAAATGTATCATAATAACAACTATAAATGCTGTAACTAGAAAATTACCTAATAGAAATGATTTGAAAAAACTGCCTATATATTTAAATGTAGGCGATAAATTGGATTTAGATAATTTAAGATTAACATTATATGATTTAGGATATGTTATAGAGAGAGAAGTTGCTGAAAAAGGCACTGCTTCTGTGAGAGGAAGTATAGTAGATGTATTTTCTGTAGAATATGATAATCCCATTAGAATAGAATTATTTGATGAGGAAATAGAAAGTATAAGACTATTCAATATAGAAGATGGAAGATCTTTCAAAAGCGTAGAAAATATAATTATTTATCCCGTTAGAGAAGCTATTTACAGTGATTCGGCGGTAAGCGAATTTTTAAATAATAATGAAATTGAAGATGAACTAAAAGACAATATAACAAAAAGAAAGTATTTCGCCGGAAGTGAAACATTACTGCCTATTTTTTATAATGATTTAGAAACTATATTTGATTATTTTGATTATGGTTATATATTCATTGATGATGCTTTAAAATTAAAAAATAAACTCATAACTATTATAGATACTATAAAAGAAAATTTTAATGATATAGATAATATGTTTACTATAATAGAAGATATTTATAAACTTTATATTGATAATAATTATTTTTCTGAAATAGTAAAAAAATCAATAAATATATCACCTTTTATAACGGACATAGATATATATAAATTTCATTTTGAAGAAGGTGTTTCTTTTAAATCTAGATTAACAGATTTTCTTGATTATGTCAAAGAATATAGAGAAAAAGATTATTTAATTATACTTTCTACAGGACATCATGATCAGGCATTGAGATTTTATAAGATAATGCAGGATTTATCGCCTACTATCATAACTGAAAATGAAATAGAAGATGAAGAAAAAGATTCTGAAGATAAAGAAATAACTGATAATAAAGAAATAAACAATAATGATAATTTAGAAAATTCTGAAAATAATGAAGATAATAAAGAAATAATTCTTGAGGATACTAATAAAAAAGAAGAAATAATAAAAGATTATTCAAAAAATGAAAATAATTTTTATATAATAACAACTCAGGCATCATCAGGCTTCATAAAGAATGATATAAAAACAATATTCATAGCAGATTGGGAAGTATTTGGAAGAAAAAGAAAAAAGGTAAGAAAGATCCCAAAAGTTAATAAAAACTTAATAGAAACATTTGTAGATTTGAATGTTGGAGATTATGCTGTTCATGTTAATTATGGTATAGGAAAGTATTTAGGACTAACAAGAAAAATGTCCAATGGTAAAGAAAAAGATTATATCACATTGGAATATGCCAAAGGAGATAAACTTTATATACCTGTAGAGCAAATGAACTTCGTACAGAAATATATATCCGGTCATGGAGAAGCCCCAAAATTAACACAGTTAGGCGGAAGTGCTTGGGATAAAATAAAGAGCAAGGCAAGAGAAGATGCATTAGCTACTGCAAGAGAATTAATAAAGCTTTATGCCATAAGATCCAATATCCGAGGAAATGTTTATGGACCTGACACTCAATGGCAGGACGATTTTGAAGCTTCATTTCGTTATGAGGAAACAGTTGATCAGTTGAGGGCTATAAATGATATAAAAGAAGATATGGAAAGTGGCAAGATGATGGATAGGCTTGTATGCGGCGATGTAGGATTTGGAAAAACAGAAGTCGCATTCAGAGCTGTATTTAAAGCTATAATGGCAGGAAAACAATGTGCTATACTCTGCCCTACTACAATATTATCACAGCAGCATTATAATAACGCTAAAAAAAGATTTGAAGACTTCCCTATTAGAATAGAAGTTTTAAATAGATTCGTTACAAGCAAACAAACAAAGAAGAATAAAGAATTATTAAAAACAGGTTCATGCGATTTGATAGTTGGAACTCATATGCTTTTATCAAAAGATGTGGAGTTTAAAAATCTAGGACTTATAGTTATAGATGAAGAGCAGAGATTTGGAGTTAAACATAAAGAGGCATTAAAAAAATTAAGATTAGAAACTGATGTTCTTACACTTTCAGCTACTCCTATACCTAGAACTTTAAATATGGCTTTAACAGGAATAAGAGATATAAGCATAATAGAAACTCCTCCATTAAACAGAATACCTGTAAAAACTTTCGTTACAGAGTTCACAGAAGATGCTGTTGTAAATGCAATAGAAAGAGAATTGAAAAGAGATGGACAAGTATTTTATCTTTATAACAGAATAGATACTATAGAATCATTTGCACTTATGATAAAAAAACTTTGTCCTAAAGCCAGAATATGCGTTGCCCATGGAAGAATGACAGGACATCAGCTTGAAAAAATAATGGGCGATTTTATTAATCATAAATATGATATATTAGTTTCCACTACCATAATAGAAAACGGAATAGATATACCTAATGCCAATACTATACTAATAGATAATGCAAATAAATTAGGATTATCCGAGCTTTATCAATTAAGAGGAAGAGTGGGAAGAAGCGACAGAGAGGCTTATGCTTATATGTTCTATCCTAGCGATTTAGCATTAACAGAAGTTGCATATAAAAGACTTGAAGCTATATCCGAACATACAGATTTAGGTGCGGGTTTTAAAATAGCTATGCGTGATTTAGAAATTAGAGGTGCAGGAAATATTTTAGGTAAAGAACAATCCGGTATGATATATCAAGTTGGTTATGAATTATATACTCAAATGCTAGAAGAAGCTGCAAATGAATATAAAGGCGAAATAAAAGAAGTAACATTCGATACTGTTATAGACTTAAAGCATAATTTATTTATTCCTGATTCTTATATAGCCGATTCAAAAGAAAAAATATCCGCTTATAAATTAATAATGCGTTCACAAAGCGATGAAGATATTGAATATGCTAAAGAGTTTATGATAGATAAATATGGCAAACTTCCGAAAGAATTAGAAGATATTTTCGATATTGCCAAATTAAAAATTATATTAAAAAGAATGAGAATATTATCTGTTATAGAAGGACAGTATAATATATATCTTAAACTTGATAAACTCTCAAAAATAGATACTGACAAACTTGTAAAATTAATCAATACAAAAAATTCAGGAGTTTATTTTGATAAAGATAATCTTAATCAATTAATAATACCGGTTATACATGAAAAAGAAAATGATATAGAATGGAAATTAGAAAAAATAAAAAATGTAATTCTAGAAATAGAAGGTGAAAATTATGCACCAGATACTAATTCAAAAAATGATAAGAATATAAATGATAATCAAGAAGAGCATTCTAAAATGAGCGTCGCAGAAGCTAATATAAAAAATAATAAAAACAATAGAAAAAGAACTGTATCAAGAAGATCGCCTAAATTAATAAAAGTAAATAAAAAATAA
- a CDS encoding DeoR/GlpR family DNA-binding transcription regulator — MLKVSRYELIFEVIKEKKNIKIEELIERLNVSEATIRRDLTFLEKAGKIRRVHGGAILVDTQEESLIYKKEIYSEEKEKIGKFAASLVESGNTIYLDAGTSVFAMIKYLAGIENIKVVTNGLSHIEELYNKKIETYLIGGKMKMLTGALVGASAVLSIKNFNFDLAFMGANGIDIDGYSTPDSEEALIKSEAASKANKTYFLCDESKLKKKSLINFYHLEDSYLITNAKEIDDNIKNKLKDLYIVNS, encoded by the coding sequence GTGCTAAAAGTAAGCAGATACGAATTGATTTTTGAAGTTATAAAAGAGAAAAAGAACATCAAAATTGAAGAATTGATTGAAAGGCTTAACGTTTCAGAGGCAACAATTAGAAGAGATTTAACTTTTCTTGAAAAAGCAGGAAAGATAAGAAGAGTTCATGGCGGTGCTATATTAGTTGATACTCAGGAAGAAAGTTTAATATACAAAAAAGAAATATACTCAGAAGAAAAAGAAAAAATAGGAAAGTTTGCTGCTTCATTAGTTGAAAGCGGTAATACAATATATTTAGATGCAGGAACAAGTGTTTTTGCTATGATTAAATATTTAGCCGGCATAGAAAACATAAAAGTAGTAACTAATGGATTAAGTCATATAGAAGAGCTTTATAACAAAAAAATAGAAACATACTTAATAGGCGGAAAGATGAAAATGCTTACAGGTGCTTTAGTTGGAGCTAGTGCCGTTTTATCAATAAAGAATTTTAATTTTGATTTGGCATTTATGGGAGCGAATGGAATAGATATTGACGGCTACTCTACTCCTGACAGTGAAGAAGCTTTGATAAAAAGTGAAGCTGCTTCAAAAGCAAATAAAACTTATTTTCTATGCGATGAATCAAAATTAAAAAAGAAAAGTTTAATTAATTTTTATCACTTGGAAGATTCTTATTTGATAACAAATGCAAAAGAAATAGATGATAATATAAAAAATAAATTAAAAGATTTATACATTGTCAATTCATAA
- the pfkB gene encoding 1-phosphofructokinase encodes MIYTLTLNPAVDYYIDMNNFEEGDLNKVNNAYTLAGGKGINVSKVLKNFNIDSIALGFCGGFTGDYIKKHLKGYGIKENFIYLEEDTRINIKLKTNKTESEIAGKSPNISKEKVNELLNYIKNNIKENDILVLSGSVPNSIDSSIYKDIIANANKNIKVILDARDEAFKFGLKEKVFLTKPNKKELSEYFNKNIESADDIIKYARELIKEGSENVIVSLGKDGSILVTKDKAYIGNAPDGKLISSVGAGDSMVAGIVYGISNNLNIIDSYKYAIASGSSTACSEGLTTFENMNKFLEKVEIKKLIKVYKVNINGG; translated from the coding sequence ATGATATATACTTTAACATTAAATCCGGCTGTAGACTATTATATAGACATGAATAACTTTGAAGAAGGAGATCTAAACAAAGTTAATAATGCCTATACATTGGCCGGAGGAAAAGGAATTAATGTTTCCAAAGTTTTAAAAAATTTCAATATTGATTCTATTGCTTTGGGATTCTGCGGAGGCTTTACAGGAGATTATATAAAAAAGCATCTTAAAGGATACGGCATAAAAGAAAATTTTATTTATTTAGAGGAAGATACAAGAATCAATATAAAATTAAAAACAAATAAAACAGAAAGCGAAATAGCAGGAAAATCTCCTAATATTTCAAAAGAAAAAGTTAATGAACTATTAAACTATATAAAAAACAATATAAAAGAAAATGATATATTGGTTTTATCTGGAAGCGTTCCTAATTCTATTGACAGTTCTATATACAAAGATATTATAGCAAATGCAAATAAAAATATAAAAGTGATATTAGATGCAAGAGATGAAGCATTCAAATTCGGATTAAAAGAAAAAGTATTTCTCACAAAACCTAATAAAAAAGAATTAAGCGAATACTTTAATAAAAATATAGAATCAGCAGATGATATCATAAAATATGCAAGAGAACTAATAAAAGAAGGAAGTGAAAATGTAATAGTTTCTTTAGGAAAAGATGGTTCTATACTTGTAACAAAAGATAAGGCATATATAGGAAATGCTCCTGATGGAAAATTGATTAGTTCTGTAGGTGCCGGAGATTCCATGGTGGCTGGTATAGTTTACGGTATAAGCAATAATTTAAATATAATTGATTCTTATAAATATGCTATAGCAAGCGGAAGCTCTACAGCATGTTCTGAAGGGTTAACTACATTTGAAAATATGAATAAATTTCTAGAAAAAGTAGAAATAAAAAAATTAATTAAAGTTTATAAAGTTAATATAAATGGAGGCTAA
- a CDS encoding PTS fructose transporter subunit IIABC — MLKDVITLDCINTDLKGTTKSEIIDEMVDILYNNGKLNDREEYKQEILKREAQSSTGMEEGIAIPHGKTKAVKIPTVAIGISKKGVDYESLDGEPSHLFFMIAAPENSNDSHIELLSKITTLLLEDDIREALLNAKSKEEVLDILIKNAEKDNENSSLNHETNNSNDSYQVLAVTACPTGIAHTYMAADALLKKGKELGITIKVETNGSSGVKNELTKDEIKNAKGIIVAADKNVAMERFAGKNVDIVGVKEAIKNPEQLIKNAMNQTAPIYHSNEDNTQTSNKFAKKPKTGVYKHLMSGVSNMLPFVVGGGILIAFSFMFGINASNPNDPSYNYFAKLLNDIGGGNAFFLMVPVMSAFIGMSIADRPGFAPAMVGGLISLNSGGGFLGGLIGGFLGGYITLLLKKVFNKLPESLDGIKPVLLYPLFGIFITGAIMYLFIVNPIAAINTGISNFLKNLGTGNLILLGALLGAMMSTDMGGPINKAAFTFGIAMIASGQYAPHAAVMAGGMVPPLGIALATTIFRNKFSADERDAGKTCYVMGLSFITEGAIPFAASDPIRVIPSCMIGAAISGALTMAFHIELRAPHGGIFVLPIVNNPVMYLLAIVVGSVITALLLGFIKKPAEN; from the coding sequence ATGCTAAAAGATGTTATAACTTTAGATTGTATTAATACAGATCTAAAGGGAACAACTAAATCAGAAATTATAGATGAAATGGTAGATATTCTCTATAATAATGGTAAATTAAATGACAGAGAAGAGTATAAACAAGAAATACTAAAAAGAGAAGCACAAAGCTCAACAGGTATGGAAGAAGGAATAGCAATACCTCATGGTAAAACTAAAGCCGTGAAAATTCCTACTGTTGCAATAGGTATTTCAAAAAAAGGCGTTGATTATGAATCATTAGACGGAGAGCCTTCTCATTTATTTTTTATGATAGCAGCTCCTGAAAACTCAAATGATTCTCATATAGAATTATTATCAAAAATCACTACCCTACTTCTTGAAGATGATATAAGAGAGGCACTTTTAAATGCTAAAAGCAAAGAAGAAGTTTTAGATATATTAATAAAAAATGCTGAAAAAGATAATGAAAACTCATCATTAAATCATGAAACTAATAACAGCAATGATTCATATCAAGTATTAGCAGTAACAGCCTGCCCTACTGGAATAGCACATACCTATATGGCTGCCGATGCCTTGCTTAAAAAAGGTAAAGAACTTGGTATTACTATAAAAGTAGAAACTAATGGTTCAAGCGGTGTAAAAAATGAACTTACAAAAGATGAAATAAAAAATGCCAAAGGTATAATAGTAGCTGCTGATAAAAATGTTGCTATGGAAAGATTTGCAGGAAAGAATGTTGATATAGTGGGAGTAAAAGAGGCAATAAAAAATCCTGAACAATTAATAAAAAATGCTATGAATCAAACAGCTCCTATATATCATAGTAATGAAGATAATACTCAAACTTCAAATAAATTTGCTAAGAAACCAAAAACAGGCGTATATAAACATTTAATGTCAGGTGTATCAAATATGCTTCCATTCGTTGTAGGCGGAGGTATATTAATAGCATTTTCATTTATGTTTGGTATTAATGCCAGCAATCCGAATGATCCTTCATACAATTATTTTGCTAAACTTTTAAATGATATAGGAGGAGGAAATGCATTCTTCCTAATGGTTCCTGTAATGTCAGCATTCATTGGTATGAGTATTGCTGACAGACCGGGATTTGCTCCTGCTATGGTTGGAGGATTAATATCATTAAACAGCGGCGGCGGATTTTTAGGAGGTTTGATAGGAGGATTTTTAGGCGGATACATCACTCTTTTATTAAAAAAAGTATTTAATAAGTTGCCTGAAAGTTTAGACGGAATTAAACCTGTTTTACTATATCCTTTATTTGGTATATTCATTACAGGTGCTATAATGTATTTATTCATTGTTAATCCTATAGCTGCAATCAATACAGGAATTTCAAATTTCTTGAAAAACTTGGGAACAGGAAACTTAATATTATTAGGTGCTTTACTAGGTGCCATGATGTCCACTGATATGGGAGGCCCTATAAATAAAGCTGCTTTCACATTCGGTATAGCTATGATAGCTTCAGGACAGTACGCTCCTCATGCTGCAGTTATGGCTGGCGGAATGGTTCCTCCTTTGGGAATAGCTTTGGCTACTACAATATTCAGAAATAAATTCTCTGCTGATGAAAGAGATGCCGGAAAAACATGCTATGTTATGGGACTTTCATTCATTACTGAAGGAGCCATACCATTTGCCGCATCAGACCCTATAAGAGTAATACCATCTTGTATGATAGGTGCTGCAATTTCAGGTGCTTTAACTATGGCTTTTCATATAGAACTTAGAGCCCCTCATGGCGGAATATTCGTTTTGCCTATAGTTAATAATCCTGTAATGTATTTACTTGCTATAGTAGTTGGTTCTGTAATAACTGCTCTTTTACTTGGATTTATTAAGAAACCTGCTGAAAATTAA